One genomic region from Cardinium endosymbiont of Dermatophagoides farinae encodes:
- a CDS encoding AAA family ATPase codes for MKGYLKVVIFIKNKTYKWKKYPVIWLNFSELVSKEPDLLEKELQYKLLEIANKYGINELKAPSLSTKLGELINILGRLQEGYEPTPIILIDEYDSPLISCKKDQYEYVLAVLSSFFKVLKGRQKDCKFIFVTGVTKFHLSGLTSGANSANDISFHEDYAEMLGCTEEDIDNLFLSKDRIVHPILERLNRKNTQEEKYTFIQLKQALKDYYNGYCFTADKMVSVYNPDSILRFFYAKDFDNFWFNSGSPIILLQQMKQNIHRFNMDWDKCSFPIDKVRFKLVHPSFHEMPLLSLMYQTGYLTMDLDPSHVQDKNHLTYYLKFPNQEVKSSLKLILADFIVQAHQEAGKACSASVLSALRKEAWVSFLNIVRSDCLAKAGYRFLDKTEKSFQGTLYAFLNGAFHEMHDTNASAERDSAIGRLDIVMEESAQ; via the coding sequence ATAAAAGGTTATTTAAAGGTTGTAATATTTATTAAGAATAAAACCTATAAATGGAAAAAATATCCGGTCATTTGGTTGAACTTTTCGGAGCTAGTTTCTAAAGAGCCTGATTTATTGGAAAAAGAACTTCAATATAAGCTTTTAGAAATTGCAAATAAATATGGCATCAATGAACTAAAAGCGCCTTCACTTAGCACAAAACTGGGTGAGCTGATCAATATCCTAGGAAGGCTTCAAGAAGGTTACGAACCCACTCCCATTATTTTAATTGATGAATATGACAGCCCATTAATTTCTTGTAAAAAAGATCAGTACGAATATGTGCTTGCTGTTCTTAGTTCATTTTTCAAAGTTTTAAAGGGCCGTCAGAAGGACTGTAAATTTATTTTTGTAACGGGTGTAACTAAATTTCATTTATCTGGCCTTACCTCAGGGGCTAACTCGGCCAATGACATATCATTTCATGAAGATTATGCAGAGATGTTGGGCTGTACGGAAGAGGATATTGACAATCTATTTCTTAGCAAGGATAGAATTGTTCATCCAATACTTGAAAGACTGAATAGAAAAAATACTCAGGAAGAAAAGTATACGTTTATTCAATTAAAGCAAGCATTAAAAGATTATTATAATGGTTATTGTTTTACAGCTGATAAAATGGTAAGCGTTTATAATCCAGATTCTATACTAAGATTCTTCTATGCAAAAGATTTTGATAATTTTTGGTTTAACTCTGGTAGTCCTATCATCCTATTGCAACAAATGAAGCAAAATATACATCGGTTTAATATGGATTGGGATAAATGTAGTTTCCCAATCGATAAAGTCAGATTTAAACTCGTACATCCTTCTTTCCATGAAATGCCTTTGCTATCCTTGATGTACCAAACTGGATACCTTACCATGGATCTTGACCCATCTCATGTACAAGATAAAAATCACCTGACGTATTATTTAAAGTTTCCTAACCAGGAAGTAAAATCTTCTTTAAAGCTTATATTGGCTGATTTTATTGTTCAAGCACACCAGGAAGCAGGAAAGGCATGTAGCGCATCTGTTTTGAGTGCTTTAAGAAAAGAGGCATGGGTTTCTTTTCTTAACATCGTTCGAAGCGATTGTTTAGCCAAGGCGGGTTACCGTTTTTTAGATAAAACCGAAAAAAGTTTTCAGGGTACTTTATATGCGTTTCTAAATGGTGCTTTCCATGAAATGCATGATACAAATGCTAGCGCCGAAAGAGATAGTGCAATAGGCCGTTTGGATATCGTTATGGAAGAATCAGCACAATGA
- a CDS encoding AAA family ATPase: MAYKKEDKRIDKGKAKEMIVQDSDIPIGSPDVKEMIAQKLYADKTAYITKLFKTNGIYYFFIRPRRFGKSLLLDTIDQIAKGNKRLFKGCNIY, from the coding sequence ATGGCGTATAAAAAAGAAGATAAAAGGATAGACAAAGGAAAAGCCAAAGAAATGATTGTACAAGATAGTGACATCCCCATTGGTAGCCCTGATGTCAAAGAAATGATCGCGCAAAAGTTGTATGCAGATAAAACGGCCTATATCACTAAACTCTTTAAGACAAATGGAATCTATTATTTCTTTATAAGGCCACGTAGATTTGGTAAATCTCTACTCCTAGATACCATAGACCAAATAGCAAAAGGAAATAAAAGGTTATTTAAAGGTTGTAATATTTATTAA
- a CDS encoding sodium:solute symporter family transporter yields MGNKDFTTATLVATVLATFLYGGGGLVRTVEQVHNNGLWWILIFLLSGCFGPWVIRPLALRMGPFMQHLSMAETIGSVYGRYTRVVVALSNVCVSIISLVTQITVTSKAISMCVDSFDSDMITVLATLILVSYSTLGGIRSVTFTDVIQFMTFSIVIPLLTWYMFRETSIPVCEMVSFLKAQPKFQFSTVFHFDTKLVAMVALLLSGLASYVQPHVMQRVYMSSDPIQTRKVFLYSGVFGLCIRASILLIGLFVFVGAPALSVKEVWSYVMTHVPSIFKEFLAISLLAMSMSTSDSRLNVCAIMVSHDILESVRGTKEIACSYRLQLAKITSLATGLLAMVIAFYCIDLLKLMYWTLDFSVPVTIAPFLLAIFGFRGTSRTALIGMVTGAVSILAWNKWVQPISNINGAFICMLANGLAMLIAHYLFKQPGGTGWVGPDNALIQLQQAHARKQRARKEAIKNGLLHIKDTLAKLQPSHATLTCLGLYVVISNVLTYFIASITDHGCWPITQLLVGVCFLGYSTFVSEKTKPIPDWITSLFWVMGLSFCFPINVLWHWWHGTNLLLTLGLSLAHLVVTLLVLPLYLGISFLVVTLLVAIYFSAVYATKPLILVLSPSGVALLLLFSLGLGLLIFGIFIYLKVKGNRYLDQVTYLKDREKLNRSRKLKESLYDSAMLSGSSSILAQVARKIEESIAFLDSNMPLYKQDFQSIINKLYGWVTYFNKREKAKDHALLQPTKITLDKLIRKVEVALSQEVPDPPRLLVEKTDHPNGACPTYMICDIHQVVYLLVQAVLRVGGKSDNGSPPMVGIQLHKTALQFKQADAIDASHPSSLLFQAIGLMIRNVAASSDALPKVKALYDDVIEAMGRQQKPAAPPSIDLQQETISSIVGAHYGYVAYPPDLTEKAILLVLPVDVTAIRDKMTAKLPIDCLTSETPVTPKEQADSMMALMQFHDYVCKSSHRSDPIDVGTISGLLLLLRQHFGFKRHASGQLFYVRAVGIAQLVIEWVFHSPKVIYAALLYELVRHTCLPLSYIKTHYNLGVYAFVLNVVGIDKRQDLDHPSLLYVQNRLKEAIKEDHVQLSVLFIKLAERLYDLHHAAGYAYLPEVAHMAQEALAIDVQIANTYLGPEIGATLAKAAKQALEICKRNEKEQYKEQDKDS; encoded by the coding sequence GTGGGGAACAAAGATTTTACTACGGCTACTTTGGTAGCTACCGTATTGGCTACTTTTTTGTATGGGGGAGGAGGCTTGGTGCGTACTGTAGAACAGGTGCATAATAATGGCCTCTGGTGGATCCTTATTTTTTTATTGAGTGGTTGCTTTGGTCCTTGGGTCATTAGGCCATTAGCCTTACGTATGGGGCCATTTATGCAGCACCTTTCCATGGCCGAAACCATAGGTAGTGTCTATGGTAGGTATACAAGGGTTGTGGTCGCCTTATCCAATGTGTGTGTCTCTATTATTAGCCTTGTTACGCAAATCACTGTAACCTCTAAGGCGATTAGCATGTGTGTCGATTCTTTTGATTCTGACATGATTACAGTTTTGGCCACCTTAATTCTTGTCTCTTATTCTACACTTGGAGGTATTCGCTCGGTTACTTTTACCGATGTCATCCAATTTATGACCTTCTCAATTGTTATTCCACTTTTGACTTGGTATATGTTTAGGGAGACCAGCATTCCAGTTTGTGAAATGGTTTCTTTTTTAAAAGCTCAGCCAAAATTTCAATTCAGTACAGTATTTCATTTTGACACTAAACTTGTGGCGATGGTTGCACTGCTGTTATCTGGTCTAGCATCCTATGTACAACCGCACGTGATGCAGCGGGTCTATATGTCTTCTGATCCTATTCAAACAAGGAAGGTTTTCTTATATTCTGGCGTTTTTGGCTTGTGTATAAGGGCTTCTATACTTTTAATTGGGCTATTTGTCTTTGTAGGGGCGCCAGCCTTATCAGTAAAAGAAGTTTGGAGCTATGTAATGACTCATGTTCCATCTATTTTTAAGGAGTTTCTTGCGATAAGCTTACTAGCCATGTCTATGTCTACATCTGATTCTAGGTTAAATGTTTGTGCGATTATGGTTAGCCATGATATATTAGAAAGTGTACGTGGAACAAAAGAAATCGCTTGTTCCTATCGGCTTCAGCTAGCCAAAATAACCTCATTGGCCACCGGTCTACTTGCTATGGTAATAGCTTTTTATTGCATTGATCTATTAAAGTTAATGTACTGGACGCTTGATTTTTCTGTTCCTGTCACAATCGCCCCATTTCTTTTGGCTATTTTTGGCTTCCGAGGTACTTCCCGTACGGCTTTGATCGGTATGGTTACGGGTGCTGTTTCCATTCTAGCTTGGAACAAATGGGTGCAGCCGATATCAAATATAAATGGTGCTTTTATTTGTATGTTGGCCAATGGCTTGGCCATGCTCATTGCCCACTATCTATTCAAACAGCCAGGGGGTACAGGATGGGTTGGACCAGATAATGCCTTGATACAACTGCAACAAGCCCATGCCCGAAAGCAGCGTGCGCGCAAAGAAGCAATTAAAAATGGGTTGCTGCATATCAAAGATACCTTGGCTAAGCTGCAGCCCAGCCATGCTACGTTAACCTGTTTGGGTCTTTATGTGGTTATCAGTAATGTGCTTACCTATTTTATAGCCTCTATTACCGATCATGGCTGTTGGCCGATTACACAGCTCTTGGTAGGAGTTTGTTTTTTAGGGTATAGCACCTTTGTCTCAGAAAAGACCAAGCCTATTCCCGATTGGATAACCAGCCTATTTTGGGTGATGGGGCTATCTTTTTGTTTTCCTATCAATGTGCTTTGGCATTGGTGGCATGGCACCAATCTTTTGTTAACCTTAGGTTTATCTTTGGCCCATTTGGTCGTTACCTTACTGGTGCTGCCGCTATATCTGGGTATCAGCTTTTTAGTGGTTACCCTATTGGTAGCGATCTACTTTAGCGCTGTTTATGCTACCAAGCCACTGATACTGGTACTATCGCCATCAGGTGTGGCATTGCTACTGTTGTTCAGTTTGGGGTTAGGGTTGCTTATCTTTGGCATTTTTATTTATCTAAAGGTTAAGGGCAATCGTTACTTGGATCAAGTCACCTACCTTAAGGATAGAGAAAAGCTTAATAGATCGCGTAAGCTCAAGGAATCCCTCTACGATTCAGCGATGCTTTCTGGATCTAGCTCTATTTTAGCGCAAGTAGCACGTAAAATTGAAGAGTCTATTGCATTTTTAGATAGCAATATGCCGCTTTATAAGCAGGATTTCCAGAGTATTATCAATAAACTCTATGGTTGGGTAACTTATTTTAATAAGCGAGAAAAGGCCAAGGACCATGCACTGCTACAGCCTACTAAGATTACGTTGGACAAGCTAATCCGTAAGGTAGAGGTTGCTTTGTCCCAAGAAGTACCCGACCCACCTAGGCTCTTGGTAGAAAAAACAGATCACCCCAATGGAGCCTGCCCTACCTATATGATATGTGATATCCATCAGGTAGTCTACTTATTGGTTCAGGCTGTTTTACGTGTTGGTGGTAAATCGGATAACGGTAGCCCACCAATGGTTGGGATACAACTCCATAAGACCGCTTTGCAATTTAAACAAGCAGATGCTATTGATGCGAGCCATCCTTCATCCCTGCTGTTCCAAGCCATTGGACTGATGATTCGAAATGTTGCGGCCTCTTCTGATGCACTGCCCAAGGTAAAAGCGCTTTATGATGATGTAATAGAGGCTATGGGCCGTCAACAGAAACCGGCAGCGCCCCCATCAATAGACCTACAGCAGGAAACCATATCCAGTATTGTGGGTGCCCATTATGGGTATGTAGCCTACCCTCCTGATCTTACAGAAAAAGCCATTTTGTTGGTACTCCCTGTTGATGTCACAGCAATTCGTGATAAGATGACGGCTAAATTACCTATAGATTGCTTAACATCAGAAACCCCTGTTACGCCTAAGGAGCAAGCTGATTCCATGATGGCTTTGATGCAGTTTCATGACTATGTCTGTAAGTCTTCTCATCGATCCGATCCTATTGATGTAGGGACGATTTCTGGTTTGCTTTTATTACTCCGGCAACACTTTGGCTTTAAGCGGCATGCTTCGGGGCAATTGTTTTATGTGCGTGCAGTAGGCATTGCCCAGCTAGTGATAGAATGGGTCTTTCATTCCCCTAAAGTCATTTATGCCGCTCTGCTCTATGAGCTGGTGCGCCATACCTGTTTGCCCCTTTCTTATATCAAAACACATTATAACTTAGGTGTATATGCTTTTGTATTGAATGTGGTAGGTATAGACAAACGGCAAGATTTAGACCATCCTTCTTTGCTTTATGTGCAGAATCGTTTGAAAGAAGCCATTAAGGAAGATCATGTACAACTCTCGGTGCTTTTCATCAAACTGGCCGAACGGCTCTATGACCTCCATCATGCAGCAGGTTATGCCTACCTACCAGAAGTAGCCCATATGGCACAAGAAGCCTTGGCCATAGATGTTCAGATTGCCAATACATATTTAGGTCCAGAGATAGGCGCAACTTTAGCAAAAGCAGCTAAGCAGGCATTAGAGATATGTAAGCGGAATGAGAAAGAACAATATAAAGAACAAGATAAAGATAGTTAG
- a CDS encoding CHAP domain-containing protein: MHPIYGCHNRSRGPFGAGYAKCNLFVAEVLANIGLYTASHGESGWRLLTLRIPTASDWANDRVPGFNRTSYPKPGSIVAEKYDGYRDATGHVGIVVDYGQTVGTNAYLEGRLCKNDFGFRTDPDLKDKPCGGHKDNVIYLDYRNATSGLHTIIPDDILDALNA; encoded by the coding sequence GTGCATCCGATTTATGGATGCCATAACAGGTCAAGAGGACCCTTTGGTGCAGGATATGCCAAGTGTAATCTTTTTGTAGCGGAAGTTTTAGCAAACATAGGCCTATATACTGCATCACATGGAGAGTCAGGATGGCGGCTGCTTACCTTACGTATTCCAACTGCATCTGATTGGGCTAATGACCGAGTACCCGGGTTTAATCGTACTAGTTATCCTAAACCAGGCTCTATTGTAGCTGAGAAATATGATGGGTATCGAGATGCTACTGGTCATGTAGGTATTGTAGTAGATTACGGACAGACGGTAGGTACAAATGCATATCTTGAAGGACGATTGTGTAAAAATGATTTTGGTTTCAGGACAGATCCGGATTTAAAAGATAAACCTTGTGGAGGACACAAAGATAATGTAATTTATCTAGATTATAGAAATGCCACTTCAGGGTTACATACAATTATACCTGACGATATATTGGATGCATTGAACGCATAA
- a CDS encoding lipopolysaccharide biosynthesis protein: MHNTVKTLGKETIIYSISNIIVRGCSYLALLLQIKILTPGAYSIVVEFYGSYITLGHIIYDLAMDTTYFRFVDRLGKQYTFNIIVTILLVSSLIFSTLLLLYTPQIAKLTDHLAHIRYFYYMVGILMLDTLLMIPYARLRVERKIIWFLLIKFLQAFANIAFSFILLYYPICLRYTAGFIYNYLHITVDLNGLDAVFIANLLSNLTALALLLPSFKGFHLTWNNHTIQTIGGYAATSFFTILFFRMNETFPQLLFRKLVPNDFYNTHTKEEMLGNFGTSCKLTLCITLGIQAFRYAAEPFFFANAARKEALKLYSQTMHLFILVSCFCLLLFSVNINWVAKLFIRNAAYRHTIDTAPYLAFAHILLGVYYNFSAAFKLSNHPRYNTWISALGSLMTGLTAFLLIPKLGHWGCVYASISGATVMGLLGYYIGQKYYRIPYHKEGFLLLLLTFLALRKVPLWPAKLAFLGIGWAYIFLHIAILATFCMIAIRWQRSIKLNK, from the coding sequence ATGCACAATACAGTTAAAACACTTGGTAAAGAAACCATTATATACAGTATAAGCAACATTATCGTACGCGGATGTAGTTATTTAGCTTTATTACTTCAAATAAAGATACTAACCCCCGGTGCATATAGCATTGTTGTAGAGTTTTATGGCAGTTACATTACTTTAGGCCATATCATCTACGATTTAGCTATGGATACAACCTATTTTAGGTTTGTAGATAGATTAGGCAAACAATATACCTTCAATATAATTGTAACTATATTACTGGTTTCCAGTCTTATTTTTTCAACCCTACTGCTCCTATATACACCACAAATCGCAAAGTTAACCGACCACTTAGCGCATATACGTTATTTTTATTATATGGTTGGTATTCTTATGCTAGATACGCTACTGATGATTCCTTACGCCAGGCTACGTGTAGAAAGAAAAATCATTTGGTTTCTGTTGATAAAATTTTTACAAGCCTTTGCAAATATTGCTTTCTCTTTTATTTTGCTTTATTACCCTATCTGTTTAAGATATACAGCAGGTTTCATTTACAATTATTTGCATATAACTGTAGATTTAAATGGATTGGATGCTGTCTTTATAGCCAATTTATTGTCTAACCTAACTGCTTTAGCGCTTCTGCTGCCAAGTTTTAAAGGATTTCATTTGACTTGGAACAACCATACGATTCAAACGATAGGAGGTTATGCGGCCACTTCTTTTTTCACCATTCTATTTTTTAGGATGAATGAGACCTTTCCACAATTATTGTTTCGAAAATTAGTTCCCAATGACTTTTATAACACCCATACAAAGGAGGAAATGTTAGGTAACTTTGGTACTTCCTGTAAACTAACTTTATGTATCACACTAGGCATCCAAGCTTTTAGGTATGCTGCAGAACCATTCTTTTTTGCCAATGCAGCGCGCAAGGAGGCGCTAAAGTTATATAGCCAAACGATGCATCTATTTATACTAGTATCTTGCTTCTGCCTATTGCTTTTTAGTGTAAATATAAATTGGGTAGCAAAACTTTTTATTCGAAACGCAGCCTATCGTCATACCATTGACACGGCACCCTACTTAGCATTTGCCCATATCCTTTTAGGTGTCTATTACAATTTTAGTGCTGCCTTTAAGTTAAGCAATCATCCACGATACAATACTTGGATTAGTGCATTAGGTAGCCTAATGACTGGGCTTACGGCATTTCTATTGATACCGAAACTGGGCCATTGGGGTTGTGTATATGCCTCTATCAGTGGTGCAACTGTTATGGGACTACTCGGGTATTATATTGGTCAAAAATACTATCGAATACCTTATCATAAAGAAGGTTTTTTGTTGCTTTTATTGACCTTTTTAGCATTAAGAAAAGTTCCCTTATGGCCAGCTAAACTTGCTTTTTTAGGCATAGGGTGGGCCTATATATTCCTTCATATAGCCATTTTAGCTACCTTTTGTATGATAGCCATTAGATGGCAAAGGTCTATTAAACTTAATAAATAA
- a CDS encoding adenylate kinase: MFNIILVGPPGSGKGTQAERMIQKYRFVPIALGALLRQQMAENGANKVLIETYINRGQLVPDHLSFELVTGLVQGQPADTSFLFDGFPRTIPQVTFLDNFLKQCDAKIDGVIFLDVSNSILLKRLKNRATIEARPDDQDDSKIKTRMQIYEQETLSILNYYKTQGKLHSIDGTKSVDAVTQAIEAIMDGLIRP; this comes from the coding sequence ATGTTTAATATTATTCTAGTGGGTCCTCCTGGTTCAGGAAAAGGCACACAAGCCGAACGAATGATTCAAAAATATCGCTTTGTACCCATTGCTTTGGGTGCTTTATTGCGCCAACAAATGGCAGAAAATGGCGCCAATAAAGTATTAATTGAAACATACATTAACCGTGGTCAATTGGTACCAGATCATCTATCCTTTGAGTTGGTGACGGGGCTGGTGCAAGGACAACCTGCTGATACATCTTTTTTATTTGACGGTTTTCCTAGAACCATTCCACAGGTAACCTTTTTAGATAATTTTTTAAAGCAATGCGATGCTAAAATAGATGGCGTGATTTTTCTAGATGTATCCAATTCGATTTTACTAAAGCGTCTTAAAAATCGTGCAACCATTGAAGCACGGCCTGATGACCAAGATGATAGCAAGATTAAAACGCGGATGCAGATATACGAACAAGAGACACTATCTATTCTGAACTACTACAAAACCCAAGGAAAATTACATAGTATAGATGGCACAAAAAGCGTAGATGCGGTAACACAAGCTATTGAAGCCATTATGGATGGGCTCATAAGACCATAA
- a CDS encoding ribonucleoside-diphosphate reductase subunit alpha, translated as MLVIKRDGRLESVKFDKITARIEKLCYGLNRDYIDIIAIVKKIIEGIYDRVTTSAIDNLAAETVATMTVYYPDYAILAARIAVSNLHKETSKSFSSTIKRLYTYVNPSTGQNASLIDQAIYNIVASHAASLDNAIVHERDFFYDFFGFKTLERSYLLKIHGKVVERPQYMLMRVALGIHGDDLEAVLETYQLMSEKWFTHATPTLFNAGTPKPQLSSCFLLTMQDDSIEGIYNTLAQCAKISQSAGGIGLSIHNIRATGSYIRGTNGISNGIVPMLRNFDMTARYVDQGGGKRKGSFAIYLEPWHADIFDFLELKKNHGKEERRARDLFYGLWIPDLFMQRVASDEMWSLFCPNEAPGLSDCYGAAFEQKYKQYEKEGKARATIKAQTLWFAILESQIETGTPYMLYKDAANQKSNQKNLGTIKSSNLCTEIIEYSAPDEIAVCNLASIALPMFVGTDQSFDHTKLYSVTYLVTKNLNKVIDRNHYPLIEARTSNLRHRPIGIGVQGLADAFLKMKLVFDGPAARLLNQEIFETIYFAALTASKDLAKEEGVYESYPGSPISEGILQFDMWGVTPSSGRWDWDHLRKEIGQHGIRNALLIAPMPTASTSQILGNNECFEPYTANIYTRRVLSGEFIVVNKYLLEDLIQLGLWNEQVKEELMMGNGSIQAIEAIPQHIKNIYRTVWEIPQKSIIDMAADRAPYICQSQSLNLYVKDATMAKLTSMHFYAWKKGLKTGMYYLRTKAAADAIKFTIQKKEKVDTSFSSEAEKECLMCSG; from the coding sequence ATGTTAGTTATAAAACGAGATGGACGCTTGGAATCAGTTAAATTTGACAAAATAACTGCCAGGATAGAGAAACTCTGCTATGGGTTAAATAGGGATTATATCGATATTATTGCTATTGTTAAAAAGATTATTGAAGGTATTTATGATCGGGTCACTACTTCAGCTATAGATAACCTAGCGGCAGAAACAGTAGCAACAATGACTGTCTACTATCCCGATTATGCCATTTTGGCTGCTCGAATAGCGGTTTCTAATCTACATAAAGAAACGAGCAAATCTTTTTCTAGCACTATAAAAAGGCTCTATACCTATGTGAATCCTTCAACCGGGCAGAATGCTTCCCTGATTGATCAGGCCATTTATAACATTGTTGCCAGCCATGCAGCAAGTTTAGACAATGCGATTGTACACGAACGTGATTTCTTCTATGATTTTTTTGGCTTTAAAACATTAGAACGTTCCTATCTGCTCAAAATACATGGAAAGGTTGTAGAGCGTCCGCAGTATATGTTAATGCGTGTGGCGCTAGGTATCCATGGTGATGACCTAGAGGCTGTGCTGGAAACCTACCAGCTCATGTCTGAAAAATGGTTCACCCATGCCACGCCTACACTTTTTAATGCAGGCACACCTAAGCCACAGCTTTCTTCCTGTTTTTTACTAACCATGCAGGACGACAGCATTGAAGGCATCTACAATACGCTTGCACAATGTGCAAAAATATCCCAATCTGCTGGAGGCATTGGATTAAGCATTCATAATATACGCGCTACGGGTTCCTATATTCGAGGCACCAATGGTATCTCCAATGGGATTGTACCCATGTTGCGGAACTTTGATATGACAGCCCGTTACGTAGATCAAGGAGGGGGTAAACGAAAAGGTAGTTTTGCCATCTACCTAGAGCCTTGGCATGCAGATATCTTTGACTTTTTAGAGTTAAAGAAAAATCATGGCAAAGAAGAAAGAAGAGCTAGAGATCTTTTCTATGGGCTGTGGATTCCAGATTTATTTATGCAACGTGTAGCTTCAGATGAGATGTGGTCGCTATTTTGCCCCAATGAAGCACCAGGACTCTCAGACTGTTATGGAGCAGCATTTGAGCAAAAGTATAAACAGTATGAAAAAGAGGGCAAAGCACGTGCTACTATTAAAGCACAAACGCTTTGGTTTGCGATTTTGGAGTCTCAAATAGAAACAGGAACCCCATATATGCTCTATAAAGATGCAGCCAACCAAAAGTCCAACCAAAAAAACTTAGGCACTATAAAATCTAGCAACCTATGTACAGAAATTATAGAATATAGTGCGCCCGACGAAATTGCAGTTTGCAACCTTGCCTCTATTGCACTACCGATGTTTGTAGGTACGGATCAATCCTTTGATCATACTAAATTATATTCGGTAACCTATCTGGTCACCAAAAATCTTAACAAGGTGATTGACCGGAATCACTATCCTTTAATAGAAGCACGTACTTCTAACTTAAGACACAGGCCTATTGGTATTGGCGTACAAGGGTTAGCAGATGCTTTTCTTAAAATGAAGCTTGTGTTTGATGGCCCAGCAGCACGGTTACTCAATCAAGAAATTTTTGAGACGATTTATTTTGCAGCATTAACAGCTTCTAAAGATTTAGCCAAAGAAGAGGGCGTATATGAAAGCTATCCTGGATCGCCTATTTCTGAAGGCATCCTTCAATTTGATATGTGGGGCGTAACCCCTTCCTCGGGAAGGTGGGATTGGGATCATTTACGTAAAGAAATAGGCCAGCATGGTATAAGAAACGCATTATTGATCGCACCAATGCCTACAGCTTCTACCTCCCAAATACTGGGAAATAACGAATGCTTTGAGCCCTATACCGCCAATATCTACACCAGAAGGGTCCTTTCTGGAGAGTTTATTGTTGTAAACAAATACCTATTAGAGGATCTCATCCAGCTTGGCCTTTGGAATGAACAGGTGAAAGAGGAACTGATGATGGGCAATGGTTCTATTCAAGCTATTGAAGCTATTCCGCAACACATTAAAAATATTTATAGAACAGTTTGGGAGATTCCGCAAAAATCTATTATCGATATGGCAGCAGACCGAGCACCTTATATTTGTCAAAGCCAAAGCCTAAATCTTTATGTTAAGGATGCAACCATGGCAAAGCTAACCTCTATGCATTTTTATGCTTGGAAAAAAGGGCTAAAAACAGGAATGTATTACTTACGTACCAAAGCTGCAGCAGACGCAATAAAGTTTACCATACAAAAGAAAGAAAAAGTTGATACGTCTTTTTCAAGTGAAGCAGAAAAAGAGTGTTTAATGTGCAGTGGCTAG
- a CDS encoding GNAT family N-acetyltransferase — MHAIKNVVSKSIVLNKDVMIKQLDSSHTEALFSLTEANRSYLKKWLPWVDLCISQSDTLDFITIANEALCNNSRLVFGIFFKEKIAGMISFNTIDLSNGTAEIGYWIGEAFQGLGLVTLACAKLVDIGFKQLGLQDIAIKCATHNTKSQNIPMRLGFKKGEHVLKNENVHGMYMDLIEYTIQRDQYL, encoded by the coding sequence ATGCATGCAATCAAAAACGTGGTTTCTAAATCAATCGTGTTAAATAAAGATGTAATGATCAAACAGTTAGATAGCTCCCATACAGAAGCACTATTCTCTTTAACAGAGGCAAATAGATCATACTTAAAAAAATGGTTGCCTTGGGTTGACTTATGCATTAGTCAAAGTGACACGTTAGATTTTATTACTATTGCCAATGAAGCGTTATGCAACAATAGCAGACTGGTGTTTGGTATATTTTTCAAAGAAAAAATTGCTGGAATGATCAGCTTTAATACGATTGATTTATCAAATGGTACAGCTGAAATTGGTTATTGGATAGGGGAAGCATTTCAAGGGCTAGGCCTAGTTACATTGGCTTGTGCCAAGCTTGTTGATATTGGTTTCAAACAATTAGGCTTACAAGATATTGCTATTAAATGTGCCACACACAACACCAAGAGCCAAAACATACCTATGCGTTTAGGGTTTAAAAAAGGGGAGCATGTGCTAAAAAACGAAAATGTTCACGGAATGTATATGGATCTTATTGAATATACCATTCAGCGTGATCAATACCTATGA